The Panicum virgatum strain AP13 chromosome 5K, P.virgatum_v5, whole genome shotgun sequence genome has a window encoding:
- the LOC120705964 gene encoding probable LRR receptor-like serine/threonine-protein kinase At3g47570: MAMRCACFLLLLAASMFLSTLPAADADDEAALLAFKAAAVGGSSDALASWNRSTDDGYCSWEGVRCRGRHRRVVALNLPSHGLTGVLSPAVGNLSSLRILNLFGNKFSGNIPTSLNRLGHLRILNLSRNAFSGPLPANLSSCTSLMVMDLRLNQLSGSVHSEFGNKLTRLRFLGLKNNSLTGSIPASLGNLSSLGVLELSFNQLVGTIPPNLGNLKDLTFLGLAYNHLSGDVPISLYNLSSLEKMQIQVNMFSGSIATDIGSRFPSLQILVFAGNQFTGHIPASLSNLTSLEKFGLSINSLSGYVPRTVGKLRVLQYLDLSNNMLEANDREGWEFITSLSNCSQLQQFNIDGNTAFTGHLPSSIVNLSTTLQILAFDTTGIWGRLPRAIGNLVGLQVLFAGDASISGRIPDSIGKLGNLTWLYLANTNLSGQIPLSIGNLSKLAILNATNSNLEGPIPASIGNLKSISSLDLSMNHLNGSISREIFKLPLSFSYINLAYNTLSGPLPSEVGKLGNLNFMVLSGNQLSGEIPESIGECTVLQELWLDNNLFNGSIPRTLNKGLAALNLSMNELSGTIPEAIGNIHGLQQLSLAHNNLSGPIPTVLQNLASLSMLDLSFNNLQGEVPKKGIFRNLANLSITGNNNLCGGIPPLHLAPCKIDSERKNRGRHLKHLTIALPTTGTLLLLAILTALIYLIYKKDKQSSPFQPSIVEEQYERISYHELENGTNGFSEANLLGKGSFGAVYKCALPGEGTIVAVKVLNLEQSGSTKSFIAECEALRRVRHRCLIKIITCCSSINKQGQDFKALLFEFMPNGSLHSWLHKRSDMLTMNNTLNLAQRLDIAVDIIDALDYLHNHCQPPIVHCDLKPSNILLAEDMSIRVGDFGISRILTESASRTLQNSNSTIGIRGSIGYIAPEYSEGSSVTTLGDVYSLGILLLEMFTGKSPTNDMFTGSLDLHKYSEDALPDKIWEITDTTMWLHTNTYDDSTRNRTENCLSDVISLGISCSRKQPRERTLIQDAITKMHAIKDSYQSGGRT; this comes from the exons ATGGCAATGCGTTGTGCGTGCTTTCTGTTGCTGCTAGCCGCCTCCATGTTCCTCTCGACGCTcccggccgccgacgccgacgatgAGGCGGCGCTGCTGGCCTTCAAGGCGGCAGCGGTCGGCGGCAGCAGCGACGCGCTCGCTTCCTGGAATAGGAGCACCGATGATGGATACTGCAGCTGGGAGGGGGTGAGGTGCCGGGGCAGGCACCGACGAGTGGTGGCGCTGAACCTGCCGTCCCATGGGCTCACCGGCGTCCTCTCGCCTGCCGTCGGAAATCTGTCCTCACTGCGGATTCTTAACTTGTTTGGCAACAAATTCAGCGGTAACATCCCTACAAGCCTCAATCGTCTTGGCCACCTCCGAATCCTCAACTTGAGCCGAAATGCCTTCTCTGGCCCGCTCCCAGCCAACCTGAGCTCTTGCACTAGCTTAATGGTCATGGACCTCCGCCTAAACCAGCTCAGCGGGAGCGTGCATTCTGAGTTCGGCAACAAACTGACGAGGCTTAGGTTTCTCGGCCTTAAGAACAACAGCCTCACTGGTTCAATCCCAGCGTCACTGGGCAACTTATCTTCATTGGGTGTTCTGGAACTCTCATTTAACCAGCTTGTGGGCACAATCCCGCCTAACCTTGGCAACCTCAAGGACCTCACGTTTCTTGGGCTCGCCTACAACCACCTCTCCGGCGATGTCCCTATCTCCCTATACAACTTATCTTCGTTGGAAAAGATGCAGATTCAGGTCAATATGTTCTCCGGCAGCATTGCTACTGATATAGGCAGTAGGTTCCCAAGCCTGCAAATCCTTGTATTTGCAGGAAACCAGTTCACCGGGCACATCCCTGCTTCACTCTCCAACCTCACATCACTCGAGAAATTTGGCCTCTCAATAAATAGCCTCAGTGGATATGTACCTCGCACGGTGGGAAAACTACGAGTTTTGCAATACCTAGACTTGAGCAATAATATGCTAGAAGCTAACGACAGGGAGGGATGGGAATTTATCACTTCTTTATCAAATTGCAGCCAGCTCCAGCAATTCAATATTGATGGCAACACCGCTTTCACTGGACACCTACCAAGCTCAATTGTGAACCTCTCAACAACCCTGCAAATTCTCGCCTTTGATACCACTGGGATTTGGGGACGCCTCCCCCGAGCCATCGGCAATCTGGTGGGCCTTCAAGTCCTTTTTGCTGGGGATGCTTCTATATCCGGAAGAATTCCAGATAGCATTGGCAAGCTAGGAAACTTGACTTGGCTTTATTTGGCCAACACTAACCTGTCAGGCCAAATCCCTTTGTCTATTGGAAATCTCTCAAAGTTAGCTATCCTTAATGCAACTAATAGCAATCTAGAGGGACCAATTCCAGCAAGCATAGGAAATTTAAAGAGTATATCTTCCCTCGACTTGTCAATGAACCACCTCAACGGTTCAATTTCTAGAGAAATTTTCAAACTACCCCTTTCTTTTAGTTACATAAATTTGGCTTATAATACACTATCTGGACCCCTCCCCTCTGAAGTTGGTAAATTGGGGAACCTTAATTTCATGGTTCTATCAGGAAACCAACTGTCTGGAGAGATACCTGAAAGTATTGGGGAGTGCACAGTCCTGCAAGAACTTTGGTTGGACAATAACTTATTCAATGGAAGCATACCCCGAACTCTAAACAAGGGTCTGGCTGCACTCAACTTGTCCATGAATGAGTTGTCTGGTACTATTCCTGAAGCCATTGGAAATATTCATGGCCTGCAACAGTTGAGTTTAGCACACAACAATTTATCAGGGCCAATCCCCACAGTTTTACAGAATCTAGCATCGTTGTCGATGTTGGATTTGTCCTTCAACAACCTACAAGGGGAAGTGCCAAAAAAGGGGATTTTTAGAAATTTGGCTAACCTTTCTATCACCGGAAATAACAACCTTTGTGGAGGAATACCACCGCTTCATTTAGCCCCATGCAAGATAGATTCTGAAAGAAAAAACAGAGGAAGACATTTGAAGCATCTTACAATAGCTCTACCAACAACTGGCACACTCTTACTATTAGCCATCCTTACTGCACTCATTTACTTGATCTATAAGAAGGATAAGCAGAGCAGCCCATTCCAACCATCAATAGTTGAGGAACAGTACGAAAGAATTTCCTACCATGAATTAGAAAATGGAACCAATGGATTCTCAGAAGCAAATTTGCTTGGTAAAGGAAGCTTCGGGGCAGTCTATAAATGTGCTTTGCCGGGTGAGGGAACTATTGTGGCTGTGAAAGTTCTAAACCTTGAACAATCTGGCTCTACTAAAAGTTTCATAGCTGAATGTGAGGCATTGAGAAGGGTGCGCCATCGATGTCTCATAAAGATCATCACCTGCTGCTCAAGCATCAACAAACAAGGGCAAGACTTCAAGGCATTGCTTTTTGAGTTCATGCCGAATGGTAGCTTGCATTCTTGGCTCCATAAAAGGTCTGATATGCTCACAATGAACAATACTCTCAACCTAGCACAAAGGTTGGATATTGCTGTCGATATCATAGATGCTTTAGACTATCTTCATAATCACTGTCAACCGCCAATCGTCCATTGCGATCTCAAGCCAAGCAATATTCTTCTTGCAGAAGACATGAGTATCCGAGTTGGAGATTTTGGCATATCTAGAATCCTTACAGAAAGTGCAAGTAGAACTCTGCAAAATTCCAATAGCACAATTGGAATAAGAGGCTCCATTGGATATATTGCTCCTG AGTATAGTGAAGGATCTTCTGTCACAACTCTTGGTGATGTTTATAGCCTCGGAATACTGCTGCTTGAGATGTTTACAGGAAAGAGTCCAACAAATGATATGTTCACAGGTTCACTAGATCTACACAAGTACTCGGAGGATGCTCTTCCTGACAAAATCTGGGAGATAACCGATACAACAATGTGGCTGCACACAAACACCTATGATGACAGTACAAGAAACAGAACTGAGAATTGTTTGAGCGATGTCATTTCCCTTGGGATATCCTGCTCAAGAAAACAACCTAGAGAGAGGACATTGATACAGGATGCAATAACTAAGATGCATGCTATCAAAGATTCATACCAGTCTGGTGGTAGAACATGA